One window from the genome of Metabacillus flavus encodes:
- a CDS encoding glycoside hydrolase family 68 protein, with protein sequence MNIHTILKRTTALTLTSALVLGGGAQAFAQEYKDSNKAYGQGELTREDMGQIPGQIAKDKDRYTVPQFDEKKIKNIESAVGYDKEGNKIKLDVWDTWPLANADGTVADYKGYDIVFGLAGDPKDANDTSIYMFYKKKGDESIDAWKNAGKVFENDKVNPNDPHLKNKDQDWSGSAIMTEDGEMRLFYTNRSDREAGKQTITTAQVNMSQPASGELKVNGVSDHKSIFDGDGELYQTIRQFTDGGGMESGDNHTLRDPHYIEENGKKFLVFEANTGTKSGYQGEESLFNRAYYGGDKSFYEAEKEKLMNSDKKKTAELANGAMGIIELNDDYTLKSVKKPLLTSNTVTDEIERPNIFKHEGKWYLFTDTRGAKMTIDGVDNEDIYMLGYVADSLTGKFKPLNGTGIVLHHDLDPNDKTFNYAHYAIPQKSGDDFVVTSYITNRGFFEDQKSSFAPSFLLNIDGDQTSVVKDSILEQGQLEVPAEKKSK encoded by the coding sequence ATGAACATTCATACGATTCTTAAACGCACGACAGCATTAACTCTTACTTCTGCTTTAGTATTAGGCGGGGGCGCTCAGGCTTTCGCTCAAGAATACAAGGATTCAAATAAAGCATACGGCCAAGGCGAACTGACCCGTGAGGATATGGGACAGATTCCAGGACAAATTGCAAAGGATAAAGATCGCTATACAGTCCCTCAATTCGACGAAAAGAAAATCAAAAACATTGAATCTGCAGTCGGCTACGATAAAGAAGGAAACAAAATCAAGCTGGATGTCTGGGACACATGGCCTCTTGCGAACGCTGACGGAACCGTTGCAGATTATAAGGGGTACGACATCGTTTTCGGTCTTGCTGGTGACCCTAAAGACGCAAATGATACATCGATTTATATGTTCTATAAGAAAAAAGGCGATGAATCCATTGACGCTTGGAAAAATGCCGGAAAAGTATTTGAGAACGATAAAGTGAACCCGAATGATCCTCATCTGAAAAACAAAGATCAAGACTGGTCCGGTTCTGCGATTATGACAGAAGACGGCGAAATGCGTCTCTTCTATACAAACCGCTCAGATCGTGAAGCAGGTAAACAAACGATTACAACAGCGCAAGTGAATATGTCACAGCCTGCATCCGGAGAATTGAAGGTGAACGGAGTTTCTGACCACAAGTCCATCTTTGACGGAGACGGAGAACTCTATCAGACAATTAGGCAGTTTACGGACGGCGGCGGAATGGAATCCGGCGATAACCATACGCTAAGAGATCCTCACTATATTGAAGAAAACGGCAAAAAATTTCTTGTATTTGAAGCAAATACAGGTACTAAATCAGGCTACCAAGGGGAAGAATCTCTATTTAACCGTGCCTACTACGGCGGAGATAAGTCCTTCTATGAAGCGGAAAAAGAAAAGCTAATGAACAGTGATAAGAAGAAAACAGCTGAGCTTGCTAACGGAGCAATGGGAATCATCGAACTAAACGATGACTACACTTTGAAAAGTGTGAAAAAGCCATTGCTTACTTCCAACACAGTAACAGATGAAATCGAACGTCCAAACATCTTCAAGCATGAAGGAAAATGGTACCTCTTCACTGATACACGCGGTGCTAAAATGACAATCGATGGTGTAGATAATGAAGATATCTATATGCTTGGCTATGTAGCAGATTCACTAACAGGCAAATTCAAGCCGCTGAACGGTACAGGCATTGTGCTTCACCATGACCTGGACCCGAATGACAAAACGTTCAACTATGCACACTATGCAATTCCGCAAAAATCCGGTGATGACTTTGTTGTAACAAGCTACATTACAAACAGAGGATTCTTCGAGGATCAGAAATCTTCATTCGCACCGAGCTTCTTGCTGAACATCGACGGCGATCAGACTTCTGTTGTGAAAGACAGCATTCTTGAACAGGGACAGCTTGAAGTCCCTGCTGAAAAAAAGTCTAAATAA
- the paaC gene encoding 1,2-phenylacetyl-CoA epoxidase subunit PaaC encodes MTNVHDALEAKQNDDYMKALSELLLQLADDDFITAYRGSEWLGLAPHIEEDIAFSSINQDTMGHAAIYYQLLEQLGFGPADALAHSRHLHERRNAIILEVVNGPGTYLEEPRYDWAFTVVRNYFYDLYKKIKLESLKNSSYEPLAETAVKINMEQYYHLMHWETWFRQLTLSGGEAKTRMVRAIEKVWQDFEGVLTFGAIGGELAKHGLIEGEELLKKRFYSKIKLIFEQVQLPEPAPCGMKSGNGRNGEHTEDLKSALEVLSEVYRSDPSAVW; translated from the coding sequence ATGACAAACGTTCACGATGCGCTTGAGGCAAAACAAAACGATGACTATATGAAGGCTTTGTCAGAGCTCCTTCTCCAGCTCGCCGATGATGATTTCATCACAGCTTACAGAGGCTCGGAATGGCTCGGCCTTGCCCCGCATATTGAAGAGGATATTGCGTTTTCTTCTATTAATCAGGACACGATGGGCCATGCAGCCATTTACTATCAGCTGCTGGAACAGCTCGGGTTTGGCCCGGCTGACGCTCTGGCCCACTCGCGGCATCTCCATGAACGGAGGAACGCGATTATTTTGGAAGTGGTCAACGGTCCGGGCACCTATTTGGAGGAACCGAGGTATGACTGGGCATTCACAGTTGTACGGAACTATTTTTACGATCTCTATAAAAAAATTAAACTAGAATCCTTAAAAAACTCCTCCTATGAACCTCTTGCCGAGACAGCGGTGAAAATCAACATGGAGCAATATTATCACTTAATGCACTGGGAAACGTGGTTCAGGCAGCTGACCCTTTCAGGAGGGGAAGCAAAAACGAGGATGGTAAGAGCCATTGAGAAGGTGTGGCAGGATTTTGAGGGAGTGCTGACATTTGGTGCTATTGGCGGGGAGCTGGCGAAGCATGGACTGATCGAAGGAGAAGAGCTGCTGAAGAAGCGGTTTTACTCCAAAATTAAGCTGATTTTTGAACAGGTTCAGCTTCCGGAGCCGGCACCATGCGGCATGAAATCCGGCAACGGCCGGAATGGAGAACATACGGAGGATTTAAAGTCGGCACTCGAGGTATTATCGGAGGTTTACCGAAGTGACCCTTCGGCCGTTTGGTAA
- the paaA gene encoding 1,2-phenylacetyl-CoA epoxidase subunit PaaA, whose product MERIEAGEKIEADDWMPDDYRLTLIKLISMHGISEIMGALPEKEWVPKAPSLRRKLGIMAKVQDEMGHGQMLLRVTEDLMAPLGKTREDIMEDLFSGDLKFHNVFHMEAPTWADAGLIGWLVDGAAIISQTNMLGASYGPYAKALQRICAEEVFHAQHGESIILALTEGTPEQKAMIQDSLNRWWEALLMFFGPASAATTGSSKQDTTIKYKIRTKTNEQLRQDFFTKYIPRVLSIGLTLPDETMHFDEEQKLWIYKQPDWNEFKNIIKNNGPKSKDRLRLRKLAYENNKWVLDALNMKSQNAM is encoded by the coding sequence ATGGAGAGAATTGAAGCCGGCGAAAAGATTGAAGCAGATGACTGGATGCCGGATGATTACAGACTGACCTTGATTAAACTGATTTCCATGCATGGCATCAGCGAAATAATGGGAGCGCTTCCAGAAAAGGAATGGGTCCCAAAAGCCCCGTCCTTAAGAAGAAAGCTCGGTATAATGGCGAAGGTTCAGGATGAGATGGGGCATGGCCAAATGCTGCTGCGCGTGACAGAAGACTTGATGGCTCCGCTTGGAAAAACAAGAGAAGACATTATGGAGGATCTGTTTAGCGGAGATTTAAAGTTTCATAATGTCTTCCACATGGAAGCCCCGACATGGGCCGACGCCGGCTTAATAGGCTGGCTTGTGGACGGCGCGGCGATTATTTCGCAGACGAATATGCTCGGAGCCTCTTATGGACCCTATGCTAAGGCGCTGCAGCGAATCTGTGCGGAAGAGGTTTTCCATGCGCAGCACGGGGAATCCATTATTCTCGCATTAACAGAAGGAACGCCGGAACAGAAGGCGATGATCCAGGACTCCCTGAACCGATGGTGGGAGGCGCTGCTTATGTTTTTCGGACCGGCAAGTGCAGCCACAACCGGTTCATCGAAACAGGACACGACCATCAAGTACAAAATCAGAACGAAAACAAATGAACAGCTCCGGCAGGATTTTTTCACAAAGTATATCCCAAGGGTTCTTTCCATCGGTTTGACGCTTCCGGATGAAACGATGCACTTCGATGAAGAACAGAAGCTGTGGATCTATAAGCAGCCGGACTGGAATGAATTCAAAAACATCATTAAAAACAACGGGCCTAAATCGAAGGACCGCCTTCGTCTCCGCAAGCTCGCCTATGAAAATAATAAATGGGTGCTCGATGCCCTGAACATGAAAAGCCAGAATGCTATGTAG
- a CDS encoding EthD family reductase, which translates to MFKMVALFKKPEDTQSFDEYYFNTHIPLTQKIPGLQDVKITKITGSPMGESEYYLMCEMFYESKQAFKEASKTDESKASGKDVMKFAGNLVTFFFGEEHNG; encoded by the coding sequence ATGTTCAAAATGGTCGCCCTATTTAAAAAACCAGAGGATACACAAAGCTTTGATGAGTACTACTTCAACACTCACATTCCGCTGACACAGAAAATCCCCGGCCTTCAGGACGTAAAAATCACGAAAATCACCGGTTCTCCAATGGGTGAGAGCGAGTACTACTTAATGTGCGAGATGTTTTATGAAAGCAAGCAGGCATTCAAGGAAGCGTCTAAAACAGATGAATCCAAAGCTTCAGGAAAAGACGTAATGAAATTTGCCGGGAACCTTGTCACCTTCTTCTTCGGTGAAGAGCATAATGGATAA
- a CDS encoding glycoside hydrolase family 32 protein, translated as MKEPPQEAPSYRPTYHFSTPEKWKNDPQKPIFIDGKYHYYYLYNGNYPDGGGTEWRHASSEDLVTWKDEGTAIPKFSNKNGDIWSGSVVEDKNNTAGFGKGAIVAVVTQPSADGGKQEQYLWYSADRGKTFQSFSEKPVMSNPGTEVFRDPKIIWDEENQKWMMTMAEGDKIGFYESKNLKDWSFTGEFKTQNIGLLECPDLFRMRADDGTVKWVLGTSANGKAAGKPNTYAYWTGSYDGRTFTADSNEPQWLDYGFDWYGGVTFEDGKSEDPLNKRYGLAWMNNWEYPHNTPTVKENFNGVDSIVREIQMKKQGDQSYSLTSMPVEALDHLTESKQTAERTEVDGAKTLDIKGEAYQFDADISWSDAQNLGLRLRESDDKARHIDVGFLPAEGLSYVNRGLTDQPDGSKKFIESKAPFDAGKKKVHVKVLVDKTTVEVFVDDGKTVHSSQVFPKQKDQGITLFSEGGPSVFGNMEVKHFRSANR; from the coding sequence ATGAAAGAACCGCCTCAGGAAGCTCCATCCTATCGCCCAACCTACCATTTCAGCACGCCTGAAAAGTGGAAAAACGATCCTCAAAAACCCATCTTTATCGACGGGAAATATCACTATTATTATTTATACAACGGGAATTACCCTGACGGAGGCGGCACCGAGTGGCGGCATGCCTCATCAGAGGATCTCGTGACCTGGAAGGATGAGGGCACAGCGATTCCGAAGTTCTCAAATAAAAACGGGGATATATGGTCCGGTTCTGTCGTTGAAGATAAAAACAATACGGCGGGCTTTGGAAAAGGAGCCATTGTGGCTGTCGTTACCCAGCCTTCTGCCGATGGCGGCAAACAGGAACAATATTTATGGTACAGCGCCGACCGGGGGAAAACCTTTCAATCCTTCAGCGAAAAGCCGGTCATGTCGAATCCGGGAACCGAGGTCTTCCGGGATCCCAAAATCATTTGGGATGAAGAGAATCAAAAATGGATGATGACGATGGCTGAAGGGGATAAAATCGGTTTTTATGAATCTAAAAATCTTAAGGACTGGTCTTTTACCGGAGAATTTAAAACCCAAAACATCGGCCTCCTCGAATGCCCGGATTTATTCAGGATGCGCGCAGATGACGGAACGGTCAAGTGGGTTTTGGGCACCAGTGCAAACGGGAAAGCAGCCGGAAAACCGAATACGTATGCGTACTGGACAGGCAGCTATGACGGCAGGACTTTTACCGCCGATTCCAATGAGCCACAGTGGCTCGATTATGGATTTGACTGGTACGGAGGTGTAACGTTTGAGGATGGAAAAAGCGAAGATCCACTGAATAAGCGATACGGATTGGCCTGGATGAATAATTGGGAATACCCGCATAATACCCCGACAGTAAAAGAGAATTTTAACGGCGTTGATTCCATCGTCCGTGAAATTCAAATGAAAAAACAGGGTGATCAGAGCTACAGTCTGACTTCTATGCCGGTTGAGGCATTAGATCATCTGACAGAATCAAAGCAAACGGCAGAAAGAACAGAGGTTGATGGGGCTAAAACACTTGATATTAAAGGAGAAGCCTATCAGTTCGACGCCGATATCAGCTGGTCCGATGCTCAAAACCTCGGATTGAGACTGAGAGAGTCCGATGATAAGGCCCGGCACATTGACGTCGGTTTCCTTCCGGCTGAAGGCCTTTCCTACGTGAACAGAGGTTTAACCGATCAGCCTGACGGGAGCAAGAAATTTATAGAAAGCAAAGCACCCTTTGATGCCGGAAAGAAAAAGGTTCATGTGAAGGTCCTCGTTGACAAGACGACGGTTGAGGTCTTTGTCGATGACGGCAAGACGGTTCATTCAAGCCAGGTGTTCCCTAAACAAAAGGATCAGGGAATCACCCTTTTCTCTGAAGGCGGACCTTCCGTTTTTGGAAATATGGAGGTTAAACATTTCCGTTCGGCAAACCGATAA
- the paaD gene encoding 1,2-phenylacetyl-CoA epoxidase subunit PaaD, giving the protein MDQDIIKKIKSVLETVKDPEIPSVSVMDLGMIETIHYESGKAAVKALPTFMGCPALEIIKKNIVSAIIALEDVQSVQVDFIYSPPWTSDRITDEGRERLKEFGIAPPPVFFEETGMWKVDCPYCGSGYTALENIFGPTACRSILYCKSCKNPFEAMKPISTLM; this is encoded by the coding sequence ATGGATCAAGACATCATTAAAAAAATTAAAAGCGTACTCGAAACCGTGAAGGACCCTGAAATACCCTCTGTCAGTGTCATGGATTTAGGAATGATCGAGACCATTCACTATGAATCTGGTAAAGCGGCGGTAAAGGCATTGCCGACTTTCATGGGATGCCCGGCCCTGGAAATTATCAAGAAGAATATTGTAAGCGCTATTATTGCGCTGGAAGACGTCCAGTCTGTCCAGGTTGATTTCATTTACAGTCCGCCGTGGACCTCTGACCGGATCACCGATGAAGGCCGTGAACGGCTGAAGGAATTCGGGATTGCCCCGCCCCCGGTGTTTTTTGAAGAAACCGGCATGTGGAAGGTGGATTGCCCTTATTGCGGTTCAGGTTATACAGCCTTGGAAAATATATTCGGTCCGACAGCCTGCCGAAGCATTTTGTACTGCAAGTCGTGCAAGAACCCGTTTGAAGCGATGAAACCAATCTCTACATTAATGTAG
- a CDS encoding phenylacetate--CoA ligase family protein, translated as MILHREETLARHALEDRQLEDLKKTVRTVYEKSLFYKEWLRKAGITPDVIQQLKDIQKLPFTQKKHLREYYPFGLFAADRKDLIRIHASSGTSGKPTIVGYTKQDIESWADLAARAIAIGGGTPDGILHNAYGYGLFTGGLGLHAGGEKLGMAVVPVSVGNTDRQITLIEDLQPEVICCTPSYALNIAERMRELGKDPRSSSLQYGIFGAEPWSEEMRRTLEDRLGIKACDIYGLSEVMGPGVAMECHEAQDGLHIAEDHFLAEVIDPDTLEPVPEGQPGELVFTSLKKEAIPIIRYRTGDIASITREPCKCGRTTARMSRIKGRIDDMLIIRGVNVFPSEIEHYLITVPEISPHYQLHLHKHGPLDEVTLHVEINEGLYAEVKMDLTHEKIGELCRHIQQLMRTSCLVSIDVRILAPKSIPRSEGKAVRIIDARFPQAFA; from the coding sequence TTGATTTTGCATAGGGAAGAGACGCTTGCAAGGCATGCTTTGGAGGATCGGCAGCTGGAGGATTTGAAAAAAACGGTTCGCACTGTTTATGAGAAAAGCCTATTTTACAAGGAATGGTTGAGAAAAGCAGGTATTACCCCGGACGTGATCCAGCAGCTAAAAGATATTCAAAAGCTGCCGTTTACTCAGAAAAAGCATTTGCGCGAGTATTACCCGTTCGGATTATTTGCGGCAGATCGAAAAGATCTCATCCGTATCCATGCCTCTTCGGGTACGTCAGGGAAACCGACGATTGTGGGGTACACGAAACAGGATATAGAAAGCTGGGCGGATTTAGCGGCAAGAGCGATCGCGATAGGAGGCGGAACGCCGGATGGGATTTTGCACAATGCCTATGGATACGGTCTTTTCACCGGCGGACTTGGACTGCATGCTGGCGGTGAAAAGCTTGGAATGGCCGTTGTTCCGGTGTCCGTTGGGAATACGGACCGCCAAATTACGCTTATCGAGGATTTGCAGCCGGAGGTGATCTGCTGCACCCCTTCCTATGCGCTGAATATCGCGGAACGGATGAGGGAACTGGGGAAGGATCCGCGTTCATCCTCTCTTCAATACGGCATATTCGGAGCAGAGCCCTGGTCGGAGGAGATGCGAAGAACGCTTGAGGATCGGCTAGGCATAAAAGCATGCGATATTTATGGGCTGAGTGAAGTGATGGGGCCGGGGGTGGCGATGGAATGCCACGAAGCACAGGACGGACTTCATATAGCAGAGGATCACTTTCTGGCAGAGGTCATTGATCCGGATACCTTGGAGCCGGTGCCCGAGGGACAGCCTGGCGAACTCGTCTTCACGAGTTTGAAGAAAGAAGCGATTCCGATTATCCGCTATCGGACCGGAGACATTGCTTCCATTACGAGAGAGCCGTGCAAATGCGGGAGGACAACGGCGCGCATGTCCAGAATCAAGGGCCGTATTGATGACATGCTGATTATCAGAGGCGTCAATGTATTTCCTTCAGAAATTGAGCACTACCTGATCACGGTACCTGAAATCAGCCCTCACTATCAGCTGCACCTTCACAAGCATGGGCCGCTTGACGAAGTGACCCTTCATGTGGAAATAAACGAAGGCCTTTACGCAGAGGTGAAGATGGATCTCACCCATGAGAAAATCGGTGAGCTGTGCAGGCACATTCAGCAGCTGATGCGGACGTCCTGTCTTGTATCCATCGATGTGCGCATTCTTGCACCGAAGTCGATCCCAAGGTCGGAAGGAAAGGCTGTAAGAATAATAGATGCGCGTTTTCCTCAGGCTTTTGCGTAG
- a CDS encoding enoyl-CoA hydratase-related protein, whose protein sequence is MDNLLETAVHSNIGLITLNRPKVLNALNRQMIREIAETLEEYDRRADVRVTVLTGSGRAFAAGADIDEMANENPVGIELLNQFVDWDRITVIKKPIIGAVHGFALGGGFELALACDLLFAADTAKFGFPEVNLGVMPGAGGTQRLTKLMGKTKALEYIWTGETMTAQEAERFGIVNRLVAPELLIEETMKFAARLAEKAPLSIRLSKEAVYKALDYSVYEGMQFERKNFSLLFSSEDQKEGMSAFQEKRRPSFKGK, encoded by the coding sequence ATGGATAACCTGCTTGAAACGGCGGTACACAGTAACATCGGTCTGATAACGCTGAATCGGCCAAAGGTTCTGAATGCACTGAACCGGCAGATGATCCGCGAAATTGCGGAAACGCTGGAAGAATATGACCGGCGCGCCGATGTCCGGGTGACCGTTCTGACCGGAAGCGGCAGAGCGTTCGCAGCAGGAGCCGATATCGATGAAATGGCGAATGAGAACCCGGTGGGCATCGAGCTGCTCAACCAGTTTGTGGATTGGGACCGGATTACTGTCATCAAGAAGCCAATCATCGGGGCGGTTCATGGCTTCGCTTTAGGCGGAGGGTTTGAACTTGCCCTTGCCTGTGACCTGCTGTTTGCTGCGGACACCGCAAAATTCGGTTTTCCGGAAGTGAATCTCGGCGTCATGCCGGGAGCCGGCGGAACACAGCGGCTGACAAAACTCATGGGGAAAACGAAGGCACTCGAGTACATTTGGACGGGGGAAACGATGACCGCACAGGAAGCCGAGCGCTTTGGAATCGTCAACCGCCTAGTCGCACCGGAGCTTTTAATAGAAGAAACGATGAAATTTGCAGCACGCCTGGCAGAAAAAGCGCCGCTTTCCATTCGTTTAAGCAAAGAGGCCGTATACAAGGCGCTGGATTACTCCGTTTATGAAGGGATGCAATTTGAACGGAAGAACTTCAGCCTGCTGTTTTCATCGGAAGACCAGAAAGAAGGCATGAGCGCATTTCAGGAAAAGCGGCGTCCTTCATTTAAGGGGAAGTAG
- the paaB gene encoding 1,2-phenylacetyl-CoA epoxidase subunit PaaB produces MTEKQRTEFFEVFEVFSKRTPSAAMQYQFSLLAPNHELAAVMAQENFMRREPVADIWVVKRSDIRKMTEDERESLARLDNKDYRTTKGYGYLKKKWREYEQGMLDEKEILSWGEESK; encoded by the coding sequence ATGACGGAAAAGCAAAGGACAGAGTTTTTTGAAGTGTTTGAGGTGTTCAGCAAGCGCACGCCATCGGCTGCTATGCAATACCAATTCAGCCTGCTTGCGCCAAACCACGAGCTGGCGGCCGTGATGGCTCAGGAAAATTTTATGCGCCGGGAGCCGGTTGCGGACATTTGGGTCGTCAAGCGGTCGGACATCCGGAAAATGACAGAGGATGAGCGCGAATCGCTCGCCCGTCTGGATAATAAGGATTACCGGACAACAAAAGGCTACGGCTATTTAAAGAAAAAATGGCGGGAATATGAGCAGGGAATGCTCGATGAAAAAGAGATTTTGTCCTGGGGTGAGGAGAGCAAATGA